A window of the Streptomyces luomodiensis genome harbors these coding sequences:
- the hmgA gene encoding homogentisate 1,2-dioxygenase has product MGDGTGIEQARKTAQGLVYASGFGNEHSSEAVPGALPIGRNSPQRAPLGLYAEQLSGTAFTEPRAANRRSWLYRIRPSAAHPPFTRIDNGALRGAPFTETAPDPNRLRWDPLPEPPEGTDFLTGLWTLGGNGDATQRAGMAIHLYAANAPMTDRVFSDADGELLIVPERGGLLLRTEFGLLRAEPGHVALIPRGVRFRVEPLAPSVRGYVCENYGRPFTLPDLGPIGANGLANARDFLAPVAAYEDVERPVEVINKFCGNLWAATYDHSPLDVVAWHGNHVPYVYDLRRFNVLGTISYDHPDPSIFTVLTSPSDTPGLAGVDFVVFAPRWLVGEDTFRPPYFHRNVMSEYMGLIEGAYDAKTGGAGGFVPGGGSLHNMMSAHGPDHETFLRASAAELAPHKVDDGLAFMFETRWPVTATRQALEADHLQGRYDDVWQGLERHFRP; this is encoded by the coding sequence ATGGGCGACGGCACGGGGATCGAGCAGGCGCGTAAGACGGCCCAAGGGCTGGTCTACGCCTCCGGATTCGGCAATGAGCACAGCAGCGAGGCCGTGCCCGGCGCACTGCCCATCGGCCGCAACTCCCCCCAGCGCGCACCGCTCGGGCTCTACGCGGAGCAGCTGAGCGGCACCGCCTTCACCGAGCCGCGCGCCGCCAACCGGCGCTCCTGGCTGTACCGCATCCGGCCCTCCGCCGCGCATCCGCCGTTCACCCGGATCGACAATGGCGCGCTGCGCGGCGCGCCCTTCACCGAGACCGCGCCCGACCCCAACCGGCTGCGCTGGGATCCGCTGCCGGAGCCGCCGGAGGGCACCGACTTCCTCACCGGGCTGTGGACGCTGGGCGGCAACGGCGACGCCACCCAGCGCGCCGGCATGGCCATCCACCTCTACGCGGCCAACGCGCCGATGACCGACCGGGTGTTCAGCGACGCGGACGGCGAGCTGCTGATCGTTCCCGAGCGGGGCGGGCTGCTGCTGCGCACCGAGTTCGGTCTGCTGCGGGCCGAGCCGGGGCATGTGGCGCTGATCCCGCGCGGGGTGCGGTTCCGGGTGGAGCCGCTCGCCCCTTCCGTGCGCGGCTATGTGTGCGAGAACTACGGCCGCCCCTTCACCCTCCCCGACCTCGGCCCGATCGGCGCCAACGGGCTGGCGAACGCCCGGGACTTCCTGGCCCCGGTCGCGGCGTACGAGGACGTGGAGCGCCCGGTGGAGGTGATCAACAAGTTCTGCGGCAATCTGTGGGCCGCGACGTACGACCACTCGCCGCTGGATGTGGTCGCCTGGCACGGCAACCATGTGCCGTACGTGTACGACCTGCGCCGTTTCAATGTGCTGGGCACCATCAGCTATGACCACCCGGACCCGTCCATCTTCACGGTGCTCACCTCGCCCTCCGACACCCCGGGGCTCGCGGGCGTGGACTTCGTGGTCTTCGCCCCGCGCTGGCTGGTCGGCGAGGACACCTTCCGGCCGCCGTACTTCCACCGCAATGTGATGAGCGAGTACATGGGGCTGATCGAAGGCGCGTACGACGCGAAGACCGGGGGCGCCGGGGGCTTCGTACCGGGCGGGGGCTCGCTGCACAACATGATGTCCGCGCACGGCCCCGACCACGAGACCTTTCTGCGGGCGAGCGCGGCCGAGCTGGCGCCGCACAAGGTGGACGACGGGCTGGCCTTCATGTTCGAGACCCGCTGGCCGGTCACGGCCACCCGGCAGGCGCTGGAGGCGGACCACCTCCAGGGGCGCTATGACGACGTATGGCAGGGTCTGGAGCGTCATTTCCGCCCTTGA
- a CDS encoding TetR/AcrR family transcriptional regulator, producing the protein MIGQDGGVPIPPLRRPPVQRRSAERLGRILDACAELLDEISYEELSTRAVAERANVPIGSVYRFFSNKRAMAEALAHRNLDEYATRITRRLAASDSGPAGRGGWREAMDVVVDEYLAMKRGAPGFALIEFGHPVPATARPDQPNHLVADRLRVLLADRLGDGGSGGSGTDEVAEERLRVAFLLAVEAADALLQLAFRMDPEGDPAIVAETKELLRAYLARVLD; encoded by the coding sequence ATGATCGGGCAGGATGGTGGCGTGCCCATACCGCCCCTCCGCCGCCCTCCGGTCCAGCGTCGCAGCGCCGAGCGCCTCGGCCGGATCCTGGACGCCTGCGCCGAACTGCTCGACGAGATCAGCTACGAAGAGCTGAGCACCCGCGCCGTCGCCGAGCGCGCCAATGTGCCCATCGGCTCGGTCTACCGCTTCTTCTCCAACAAGCGGGCGATGGCCGAGGCCCTGGCCCACCGCAATCTGGACGAGTACGCCACCCGGATCACCCGGCGGCTGGCCGCCTCGGACTCCGGGCCGGCCGGGCGCGGCGGCTGGCGTGAGGCGATGGACGTGGTCGTCGACGAGTATCTGGCGATGAAGCGCGGGGCGCCCGGCTTCGCGCTCATCGAGTTCGGCCATCCGGTCCCGGCGACCGCGCGGCCGGACCAGCCCAACCATCTGGTCGCCGACCGGCTGCGGGTGCTGCTCGCCGACCGGCTGGGGGACGGCGGGAGCGGCGGGAGCGGCACGGACGAGGTGGCCGAGGAGCGGCTGCGGGTGGCGTTCCTGCTCGCGGTCGAGGCGGCGGACGCGCTGCTGCAACTGGCGTTCCGGATGGACCCGGAGGGCGATCCGGCGATCGTGGCGGAGACGAAGGAGCTGCTGCGCGCCTATCTGGCCCGGGTGCTGGACTGA